A genome region from Methanobacterium sp. includes the following:
- a CDS encoding TIGR00295 family protein: MILNEHVSHNILKEFNCPLFVIEHSKAVMLKAIRLKTDFDLEVDLDLVKTGAILHDVGRSKTNRIDHAIVGAELVENKGFPQEVVNIVEKHIGAGITKEEATILGLPPKDYMPLTLEEKLVAHSDNLIHGTQEVDLDFVIKKWKKNLGENHPSLPKIIKLHSEITGVPVLITEV; encoded by the coding sequence TTGATTTTGAATGAACATGTTTCTCACAATATTTTAAAGGAATTTAACTGCCCCCTTTTCGTGATTGAACATTCTAAAGCAGTCATGTTGAAGGCAATCCGATTAAAAACGGATTTTGACTTGGAAGTGGACCTGGATTTAGTTAAAACAGGGGCCATTCTCCATGATGTTGGTCGTTCCAAGACCAATAGAATAGATCATGCCATTGTTGGGGCAGAACTAGTTGAAAACAAGGGATTCCCCCAGGAAGTGGTTAATATTGTCGAAAAACATATTGGGGCGGGGATAACCAAAGAAGAAGCAACAATTCTGGGATTACCGCCTAAAGATTACATGCCCCTCACATTAGAGGAAAAACTGGTTGCTCATTCTGATAATCTCATACACGGTACTCAAGAGGTTGATCTGGATTTTGTAATAAAGAAATGGAAGAAAAACCTTGGGGAAAACCACCCCTCCCTACCTAAAATTATAAAACTTCACTCTGAAATTACCGGGGTCCCCGTCCTGATTACAGAAGTATAA
- a CDS encoding coenzyme F420-0:L-glutamate ligase, whose amino-acid sequence MEYSEGNSSYRLININTGYIKPGEPYDVIIENAVGLLEDGDFLVVSETPLAISQGRIVDEAEFKPSFSAYILADVWSKYLWGYIFGPLMGIKKRTIKNLRKLPPEARSHKEVILYYYGWKHALKPASEAGVDLSNAPGSYVSLLPDDPQGLSEEIAREIQRISGKNITVMIIDTDATYKIGKTKFTSLPISITEIRNNWGMFGYLLGRLGHIVGPTPLGVSQDHNLDELLQIARAAEEYQKIHENNMETVYDMQELLEGDVNTITLDMLDSITHTPAVIVRKV is encoded by the coding sequence ATGGAGTATTCTGAAGGAAACAGCAGTTATAGGTTAATAAACATTAACACAGGTTATATTAAACCCGGAGAACCCTATGATGTTATAATTGAAAATGCTGTAGGTCTTCTGGAGGATGGGGATTTTTTAGTGGTCTCTGAAACCCCTTTAGCTATATCTCAGGGAAGAATTGTGGATGAAGCTGAGTTTAAACCATCCTTCAGTGCTTATATCCTGGCAGATGTATGGTCCAAATATCTGTGGGGCTATATATTCGGCCCATTAATGGGTATTAAAAAAAGAACTATCAAAAACCTCCGAAAACTTCCTCCAGAGGCTCGTTCCCATAAAGAAGTTATATTATACTATTATGGTTGGAAGCACGCTTTAAAACCGGCTTCGGAGGCGGGTGTGGATTTGAGTAATGCTCCAGGGAGTTATGTCTCATTATTACCTGATGATCCACAGGGTCTTTCCGAGGAAATAGCCCGGGAAATTCAACGTATATCTGGTAAAAATATAACTGTGATGATCATAGACACTGATGCAACTTACAAAATTGGGAAAACAAAATTCACATCTCTCCCAATTTCCATAACTGAGATCCGGAATAATTGGGGAATGTTCGGATATTTATTAGGACGATTGGGACACATAGTAGGTCCCACTCCACTGGGGGTTTCCCAGGACCATAACCTTGATGAACTTCTGCAAATCGCCAGAGCAGCCGAAGAATACCAGAAAATTCATGAGAACAACATGGAAACAGTATATGACATGCAAGAACTACTTGAGGGAGATGTTAATACCATAACCCTAGACATGCTCGATTCGATAACCCACACACCTGCGGTGATAGTTCGAAAAGTATGA
- the tfe gene encoding transcription factor E → MLADPNVQEILIDVTKDDENSIPIIQCLLNGKTTDEEIAEETEIRLNIVRRILYKLYDAGVASYKRSKDPETQWYTYSWKFEEEKIAEIISEKFEKFSREIHQSLEYEEDNMFFVCPNGCRYNFEEASERNFICPDCNTNMEFQDNSSIITELKELKEKMS, encoded by the coding sequence ATGCTTGCAGATCCTAACGTGCAGGAGATTCTCATTGATGTTACTAAAGATGATGAGAATAGCATCCCTATTATTCAATGTTTATTGAATGGTAAAACAACTGATGAGGAAATTGCAGAAGAAACCGAAATTCGACTTAACATTGTAAGAAGAATACTCTACAAACTATACGATGCGGGTGTGGCCAGCTACAAGAGGAGTAAGGATCCTGAAACTCAATGGTATACCTACAGCTGGAAATTTGAAGAAGAGAAGATTGCAGAGATTATATCAGAGAAATTTGAAAAATTCTCCCGTGAAATTCACCAATCTCTGGAATATGAAGAAGATAACATGTTTTTTGTCTGTCCCAATGGGTGTCGCTATAATTTTGAAGAAGCTTCTGAAAGAAACTTCATATGCCCAGACTGCAATACTAACATGGAGTTCCAGGATAATTCCTCAATCATAACGGAATTAAAGGAATTAAAGGAAAAAATGAGTTAA
- a CDS encoding TfuA-related McrA-glycine thioamidation protein — MDKKRIVVFIGPSLPLKEAKKILDAEYHPPVARDDVVVLLNDPPDIIGIIDGVFYQQPAVSHREILRALEAGVTIVGGSSMGALRSAELDYAGMIGIGTVYQKYRDGIIESDDDVAIVFNPLTHEILSEALVSMNHNFQMAEKEGIITLNEVETLYQTAKNIYYPQRTYPRILKDSKLEENKKKDLEDFLDSKGTDIKAEDARKVLKYIKTMV, encoded by the coding sequence TTGGATAAAAAAAGGATCGTAGTGTTTATAGGGCCTTCACTCCCATTAAAGGAGGCTAAAAAGATTTTGGATGCTGAATATCACCCTCCAGTGGCTAGAGATGATGTTGTTGTTCTTTTGAATGATCCTCCGGATATCATCGGGATAATTGATGGTGTTTTTTATCAGCAACCTGCTGTATCCCACAGGGAGATACTCCGAGCCCTGGAAGCCGGTGTGACAATCGTGGGGGGCTCTAGCATGGGAGCTCTTAGATCAGCAGAACTGGATTACGCGGGCATGATTGGAATTGGAACTGTTTACCAGAAGTACAGGGATGGAATAATAGAATCAGATGATGATGTGGCCATAGTTTTTAATCCCCTAACCCATGAAATTCTCTCCGAAGCCCTGGTAAGTATGAATCACAACTTTCAGATGGCTGAAAAAGAGGGTATAATCACCCTTAATGAGGTTGAAACCCTGTATCAAACAGCTAAAAATATATACTATCCTCAAAGAACATACCCTCGTATTTTAAAAGATTCCAAGCTGGAAGAAAACAAGAAAAAAGACCTTGAAGATTTTTTAGACAGTAAAGGAACTGACATTAAAGCGGAAGATGCCAGGAAAGTTTTAAAGTACATTAAAACCATGGTTTAA